The following are encoded together in the Salvelinus fontinalis isolate EN_2023a chromosome 38, ASM2944872v1, whole genome shotgun sequence genome:
- the LOC129838142 gene encoding mothers against decapentaplegic homolog 4-like isoform X1: MSVNPPNSNDACLSIVHSLMCHRQGGENEGFAKRAIESLVKKLKEKKDELDSLITAITTNGVHPSKCVTIQRTLDGRLQVAGRKGFPHVIYARLWRWPDLHKNELKHVKFCQFAFDLKYDNVCVNPYHYERVVSPGIGGLSIQNAGPPGRLIKEEYIHDCFEMDLPSRMPPQPEHYNQPLPPLQMPPELPRAPSSVNLYPSMPLSPPVSSSMMGPMSGGHGEGLLQIASPQIQGMPQTPPPTTPTHGPPSQPPTPHSQSDYSSSSKHTQTQSSYHTTWTGTSTASYTPVGPQQNGRGHQQPPLHHPNHFWSQQHHSAPAFPQPVSNHPGPEFWCSISYFEMDIQVGEMFKVLANCPVVTVDGYVDPSGGDRFCLGQLSNVHRTDASERARLHIGKGVQLECRGEGDVWMRCLSDHAVFVQSYYLDREAGRAPGDAVHKIYPGAYMKVFDLRQCHRQMQQQAATAQAAAAAQAAAVAGNIPGPGSVGGIAPAVSLSAAAGIGVDDLRRLCILRLSFVKGWGPDYPRQSIKHTPCWVEVHLHRALQLLDEVLHTMPLADLGGHGHVN; this comes from the exons ATGTCAGTGAACCCCCCCAACAGTAACGATGCCTGCCTGAGCATCGTGCACAGCCTCATGTGCCACCGACAGGGCGGTGAGAACGAGGGCTTTGCCAAGCGTGCCATAGAGAGCCTGGTAAAGAAgctgaaggagaagaaggatgagCTGGACTCGCTCATCACCGCCATCACCACTAACGGAGTTCACCCCAGCAAGTGTGTCACCATCCAGAGGACGCTTGATGGACGCCTGCAG GTAGCTGGGAGGAAAGGGTTCCCCCATGTGATCTACGCTAGGCTCTGGCGCTGGCCAGACCTCCACAAGAATGAACTGAAGCACGTCAAGTTCTGCCAGTTCGCCTTTGACCTCAAGTATGACAACGTGTGTGTCAACCCCTACCACTACGAGAGAGTGGTATCGCCAGGCATTG gTGGTCTCAGCATTCAAAATGCAG GTCCTCCAGGTCGGCTGATCAAAGAGGAGTACATCCATGACTGTTTTGAGATGGACCTCCCCTCCAGGATGCCCCCCCAGCCCGAGCACTAcaaccagcccctcccccctctgcaGATGCCACCTGAGCTGCCCCGCGCCCCATCCTCCGTCAACCTCTACCCCAGCATGCCCCTCTCTCCGCCAG TGAGCAGCTCCATGATGGGGCCCATGTCTGGGGGCCACGGCGAGGGCCTGCTCCAGATCGCCTCTCCCCAGATCCAGGGCATGCCCCAGACgccgccccccaccacccccacacACGGACCACCCTCCCAGCCCCCTACCCCTCACAGCCAGAGTGACTACAGCAGCAgctccaaacacacacagacacagagctcctATCACA CGACCTGGACAGGCACCAGCACGGCCTCCTATACCCCTGTAGGACCCCAGCAGAATGGGCGTGGCCACCAGCAACCACCACTGCACCACCCCAACCACTTCT GGTCTCAGCAACATCACAGCGCACCCGCCTTTCCTCAGCCAGTCTCCAACcatccag GTCCAGAGTTCTGGTGCTCCATTTCCTACTTTGAGATGGACATCCAGGTTGGGGAGATGTTCAAGGTCCTGGCTAACTGCCCCGTGGTGACAGTGGATGGATACGTGGACCCCTCGGGGGGCGACCGCTTCTGTCTGGGCCAGCTCAGCAACGTGCACCGCACCGACGCCAGCGAGAGAGCCAG GTTGCACATTGGGAAGGGTGTGCAGTTAGAGTGTCGTGGTGAGGGGGATGTGTGGATGCGTTGCCTTAGCGACCATGCAGTGTTCGTACAGAGCTACTACCTGGACCGGGAGGCGGGGCGAGCCCCGGGAGACGCAGTTCACAAGATCTACCCTGGGGCCTACATGAAGGTGTTTGACCTGCGTCAGTGCCACAGGCAGATGCAGCAGCAGGCAGCCACGGCCCAGGCTGCAGCAGCAGCACAGGCTGCAGCAGTGGCAGGCAACATCCCAGGGCCTGGCAGTGTGGGGGGAATCGCCCCTGCAGTCA GTCTGTCGGCGGCAGCTGGCATAGGTGTGGACGACCTGCGGCGGCTGTGTATCCTGCGGCTCAGCTTTGTGAAGGGCTGGGGGCCCGACTACCCCCGGCAGAGCATCAAGCACACCCCCTGCTGGGTGGAGGTCCACCTGCACCGTGCCCTGCAGCTGCTGGATGAGGTGCTGCACACCATGCCTCTGGCTGACCTAGGAGGACACGGACATGTCAACTAA
- the LOC129838143 gene encoding synaptotagmin-11-like, with product MAEITELRPAYDMSPVLAGFIGAAALVVAVVILVLLWSFCQRRNLRVMGRYKLHGDQYTDSAEDPPYKFIHMLKGISIYPESLSSSKRIVRVARRAGWQGERDRERGGGRGMVLVDAENNILDAPTHLQMSHLVPPTGQPRMERALPVRADYCCLDSSATSSENSSKTVSPFTPASSDPESEPEASLGSLSLALDYNFPKKALVVTIVGAHGLPAVDEQGNSSDPYVKMTILPEKKHRVKTRVLRKTLEPVFDETFTFYGVAYSSLPELTLHFLVLSFDRFARDDVIGEVVVPLTELEPSTGRVHITQQISKRNMQCESRGELLVSLSYQPVSHRLSVVVLKAKHLPKMDISGLSGNPYVKVNVFYGRKRIAKKKTHVKKCTLNPVFNESFIYDVPPELLPEISVEFVVVDFDRTTKNEVVGRLPLGLHSPCPSGAAHWREVCENPRRQISKWHNLSEY from the exons ATGGCTGAGATTACAGAATTACGACCTGCATATG ACATGTCACCGGTGCTGGCCGGTTTTATCGGTGCAGCGGCTCTGGTGGTTGCCGTGGTGATCCTGGTTCTCCTGTGGTCCTTCTGCCAGCGTCGCAACCTCCGGGTGATGGGCCGCTACAAGCTCCATGGCGATCAGTACACCGACTCGGCTGAAGACCCGCCCTACAAGTTCATCCACATGCTGAAGGGCATCAGTATCTACCCAGAGTCCCTCAGCAGCAGCAAGAGGATAGTACGGGTGGCCAGGCGTGCTGggtggcagggggagagagacagagagaggggtggtggacGCGGGATGGTCCTGGTGGATGCTGAGAACAACATCCTGGATGCTCCTACCCATCTCCAGATGAGCCACCTGGTGCCCCCTACTGGCCAGCCCAGGATGGAGCGGGCACTGCCCGTCAGGGCCGACTACTGCTGCCTGGATAGCTCAGCTACCAGTAGCGAGAACAGCAGTAAGACCGTTTCACCTTTCACCCCTGCGTCCTCCGACCCAGAATCAGAGCCTGAAGCCAGCCTGGGCTCCCTCAGCCTGGCTTTAGACTACAACTTCCCTAAGAAGGCCTTGGTGGTGACCATCGTTGGAGCCCATGGCCTGCCTGCAGTAGACGAACAGGGGAACAGCTCCGACCCCTACGTGAAGATGACCATCCTCCCTGAGAAGAAGCACCGGGTGAAGACCAGAGTCCTGAGGAAGACACTGGAGCCGGTGTTTGACGAGACATTCACGTTCTATGGCGTGGCCTACAGCTCGCTGCCCGAGCTCACGCTGCACTTCCTGGTGCTCAGCTTCGACCGCTTCGCCCGCGATGATGTCATAGGGGAGGTGGTGGTCCCACTGACAGAGTTGGAACCCAGCACGGGGCGGGTGCACATCACCCAGCAAATCAGCAAGAGGAACATGCAg TGCGAGAGCCGTGGGGAGCTGTTGGTGTCTCTGTCCTACCAGCCTGTCTCCCACCGCCTCAGTGTGGTGGTGCTGAAGGCCAAACACCTGCCCAAGATGGACATCTCTGGCCTGTCTGGAA ACCCATATGTGAAGGTCAATGTGTTCTACGGACGCAAGCGCATCGCCAAGAAAAAGACGCACGTGAAGAAGTGCACGTTAAACCCCGTCTTCAACGAGTCCTTCATCTACGACGTGCCCCCCGAGCTGCTCCCTGAGATCTCCGTGGAGTTTGTGGTGGTCGACTTTGACCGTACCACTAAGAACGAGGTGGTGGGGCGTCTGCCCCTCGGCCTGCACAGCCCCTGTCCCTCTGGCGCCGCCCACTGGCGGGAGGTCTGCGAAAACCCCCGTCGGCAGATCTCAAAGTGGCACAATCTCAGTGAATACTAA
- the LOC129838142 gene encoding mothers against decapentaplegic homolog 4-like isoform X2 has translation MSVNPPNSNDACLSIVHSLMCHRQGGENEGFAKRAIESLVKKLKEKKDELDSLITAITTNGVHPSKCVTIQRTLDGRLQVAGRKGFPHVIYARLWRWPDLHKNELKHVKFCQFAFDLKYDNVCVNPYHYERVVSPGIGGLSIQNAGRLIKEEYIHDCFEMDLPSRMPPQPEHYNQPLPPLQMPPELPRAPSSVNLYPSMPLSPPVSSSMMGPMSGGHGEGLLQIASPQIQGMPQTPPPTTPTHGPPSQPPTPHSQSDYSSSSKHTQTQSSYHTTWTGTSTASYTPVGPQQNGRGHQQPPLHHPNHFWSQQHHSAPAFPQPVSNHPGPEFWCSISYFEMDIQVGEMFKVLANCPVVTVDGYVDPSGGDRFCLGQLSNVHRTDASERARLHIGKGVQLECRGEGDVWMRCLSDHAVFVQSYYLDREAGRAPGDAVHKIYPGAYMKVFDLRQCHRQMQQQAATAQAAAAAQAAAVAGNIPGPGSVGGIAPAVSLSAAAGIGVDDLRRLCILRLSFVKGWGPDYPRQSIKHTPCWVEVHLHRALQLLDEVLHTMPLADLGGHGHVN, from the exons ATGTCAGTGAACCCCCCCAACAGTAACGATGCCTGCCTGAGCATCGTGCACAGCCTCATGTGCCACCGACAGGGCGGTGAGAACGAGGGCTTTGCCAAGCGTGCCATAGAGAGCCTGGTAAAGAAgctgaaggagaagaaggatgagCTGGACTCGCTCATCACCGCCATCACCACTAACGGAGTTCACCCCAGCAAGTGTGTCACCATCCAGAGGACGCTTGATGGACGCCTGCAG GTAGCTGGGAGGAAAGGGTTCCCCCATGTGATCTACGCTAGGCTCTGGCGCTGGCCAGACCTCCACAAGAATGAACTGAAGCACGTCAAGTTCTGCCAGTTCGCCTTTGACCTCAAGTATGACAACGTGTGTGTCAACCCCTACCACTACGAGAGAGTGGTATCGCCAGGCATTG gTGGTCTCAGCATTCAAAATGCAG GTCGGCTGATCAAAGAGGAGTACATCCATGACTGTTTTGAGATGGACCTCCCCTCCAGGATGCCCCCCCAGCCCGAGCACTAcaaccagcccctcccccctctgcaGATGCCACCTGAGCTGCCCCGCGCCCCATCCTCCGTCAACCTCTACCCCAGCATGCCCCTCTCTCCGCCAG TGAGCAGCTCCATGATGGGGCCCATGTCTGGGGGCCACGGCGAGGGCCTGCTCCAGATCGCCTCTCCCCAGATCCAGGGCATGCCCCAGACgccgccccccaccacccccacacACGGACCACCCTCCCAGCCCCCTACCCCTCACAGCCAGAGTGACTACAGCAGCAgctccaaacacacacagacacagagctcctATCACA CGACCTGGACAGGCACCAGCACGGCCTCCTATACCCCTGTAGGACCCCAGCAGAATGGGCGTGGCCACCAGCAACCACCACTGCACCACCCCAACCACTTCT GGTCTCAGCAACATCACAGCGCACCCGCCTTTCCTCAGCCAGTCTCCAACcatccag GTCCAGAGTTCTGGTGCTCCATTTCCTACTTTGAGATGGACATCCAGGTTGGGGAGATGTTCAAGGTCCTGGCTAACTGCCCCGTGGTGACAGTGGATGGATACGTGGACCCCTCGGGGGGCGACCGCTTCTGTCTGGGCCAGCTCAGCAACGTGCACCGCACCGACGCCAGCGAGAGAGCCAG GTTGCACATTGGGAAGGGTGTGCAGTTAGAGTGTCGTGGTGAGGGGGATGTGTGGATGCGTTGCCTTAGCGACCATGCAGTGTTCGTACAGAGCTACTACCTGGACCGGGAGGCGGGGCGAGCCCCGGGAGACGCAGTTCACAAGATCTACCCTGGGGCCTACATGAAGGTGTTTGACCTGCGTCAGTGCCACAGGCAGATGCAGCAGCAGGCAGCCACGGCCCAGGCTGCAGCAGCAGCACAGGCTGCAGCAGTGGCAGGCAACATCCCAGGGCCTGGCAGTGTGGGGGGAATCGCCCCTGCAGTCA GTCTGTCGGCGGCAGCTGGCATAGGTGTGGACGACCTGCGGCGGCTGTGTATCCTGCGGCTCAGCTTTGTGAAGGGCTGGGGGCCCGACTACCCCCGGCAGAGCATCAAGCACACCCCCTGCTGGGTGGAGGTCCACCTGCACCGTGCCCTGCAGCTGCTGGATGAGGTGCTGCACACCATGCCTCTGGCTGACCTAGGAGGACACGGACATGTCAACTAA